The proteins below come from a single Psychrobacter sp. PL19 genomic window:
- a CDS encoding DUF4845 domain-containing protein, which yields MQQLSGLSSQRGASVTSMILILVVIGISAKLAIAIIPAQVSDYQLTKTLSSQLQQANSNNESAKEFVERVNRQLSINANYDTDARDVFTFTNKKVGQLAIYKKYEETNTLFGNIDIVNRFEGDVNATE from the coding sequence GTGCAGCAGTTGTCTGGTTTGTCCTCTCAACGCGGTGCTAGTGTGACTAGCATGATCTTAATACTGGTTGTTATTGGTATTTCAGCTAAGTTAGCGATTGCAATTATACCCGCGCAGGTCAGCGATTATCAGCTGACCAAAACCTTGAGCTCGCAGCTTCAACAAGCCAATAGTAATAACGAGTCAGCCAAAGAGTTCGTCGAACGAGTCAATCGTCAGTTATCTATTAACGCGAATTACGATACTGATGCCAGAGACGTATTTACTTTCACTAATAAGAAAGTTGGTCAACTGGCTATTTATAAAAAATATGAAGAAACCAATACTCTTTTTGGCAATATTGATATCGTAAACCGCTTCGAAGGCGATGTTAATGCAACAGAG